A single genomic interval of Peribacillus sp. FSL H8-0477 harbors:
- a CDS encoding GspE/PulE family protein has protein sequence MSQTRKRLGDLLVEAGLINEDQLHAALEEKTKNQRLGDVLLRKGFITEQQLIEVLEFQLGIPHVSLFNYPFDPKLFALLSKETAKRNLLIPLKKDGERLYIAMADPMDFIAIDDLRLATGFQIETAIATKDDILRTISKYYDMDEGLVELLDDLSSSKNAVQEEQRGDQDSPVIRLVNQILSNAVTQKASDVHIDPQETKIVVRYRIDGVLRTEKVLPKSMQNVLTARIKIMAKLDITEHRVPQDGRIKVNLEFSPIDLRVSSLPTVFGEKIVLRILDLGSSLNDLNKLGFNNLNLQRFRTMLDQPNGIVLITGPTGSGKSSTLYAALNLLNSEEVNIITIEDPVEYQLEGINQIQVNASVGMTFAAGLRSILRQDPNIIMVGEIRDRETAEVSIRASLTGHLVLSTIHTNDSLGTITRLVDMGVEPFLVASSLSGVVAQRLVRRVCRDCGQKQEPSKREIEIFAKRGFKVDHVTKGRGCASCNMTGYKGRIALHEILVLTDDMRRVIMNGESFSKLREMAIKAKTVFLMDDGLLKVKQGLTTTEEVLRVAVLE, from the coding sequence ATGTCACAAACCCGAAAACGTTTAGGTGATTTATTAGTAGAAGCTGGTCTTATTAATGAAGATCAGCTTCATGCTGCATTAGAGGAAAAAACGAAAAATCAGCGTCTCGGAGATGTCTTGCTTCGTAAAGGCTTTATTACGGAGCAGCAGCTGATCGAAGTTCTAGAATTCCAGCTTGGAATTCCGCATGTCAGTTTGTTTAATTATCCATTTGATCCAAAGTTATTCGCGCTGCTTTCAAAGGAAACGGCTAAACGAAATTTGCTTATTCCCTTGAAAAAAGACGGAGAACGGCTCTATATTGCGATGGCCGATCCAATGGACTTTATAGCGATTGATGATTTACGTTTGGCGACAGGTTTTCAAATTGAAACGGCCATTGCGACAAAGGATGATATCCTGCGGACGATTTCTAAGTATTACGACATGGATGAAGGCCTAGTCGAGCTATTAGATGACCTCTCCAGTTCAAAAAATGCTGTTCAAGAAGAGCAAAGAGGGGATCAAGACTCTCCAGTGATTCGCTTGGTAAACCAAATTCTCTCCAATGCGGTGACACAAAAGGCGAGTGATGTTCATATCGATCCCCAAGAAACTAAAATCGTGGTCCGCTACCGGATTGATGGGGTGTTGCGTACCGAAAAAGTATTGCCAAAATCGATGCAAAATGTTCTGACTGCCCGAATTAAAATTATGGCTAAATTAGATATAACCGAACACCGGGTTCCCCAGGATGGCAGGATTAAAGTCAATTTAGAATTCTCACCGATTGATTTACGGGTATCGAGTCTTCCAACCGTTTTTGGTGAAAAAATCGTTCTCCGAATTCTCGATCTTGGAAGTTCGTTGAATGACTTAAATAAGCTAGGCTTCAATAACTTAAATCTGCAGCGTTTTCGTACGATGCTTGATCAGCCCAATGGGATTGTCCTGATAACGGGTCCAACAGGTTCAGGAAAATCATCCACATTGTATGCAGCGCTGAATCTCTTGAACAGCGAAGAAGTGAATATCATTACGATTGAAGACCCCGTTGAATATCAATTAGAAGGAATTAATCAAATTCAAGTAAATGCAAGTGTTGGGATGACCTTTGCAGCAGGACTTCGTTCCATTCTTCGGCAAGATCCGAATATTATTATGGTGGGAGAAATCCGTGACAGGGAAACCGCAGAAGTATCAATCAGAGCCTCGCTCACGGGTCATTTGGTCTTAAGTACGATTCATACAAATGACTCGCTTGGTACGATTACAAGGCTTGTAGATATGGGAGTTGAACCATTTCTAGTTGCCTCGTCGTTGAGCGGTGTTGTCGCCCAACGGCTTGTCCGCCGGGTTTGCCGAGATTGTGGGCAAAAACAGGAACCATCCAAACGAGAAATAGAGATTTTTGCAAAACGTGGGTTTAAAGTTGATCACGTAACCAAGGGGAGAGGTTGTGCTTCCTGCAATATGACCGGTTATAAAGGCCGAATTGCTCTCCATGAGATACTCGTACTGACAGATGATATGAGAAGAGTCATTATGAACGGTGAGTCCTTCTCGAAGCTTCGCGAAATGGCCATTAAGGCTAAAACTGTATTCTTAATGGATGATGGCTTGTTAAAGGTAAAACAGGGTCTAACCACAACGGAAGAAGTATTGCGTGTAGCAGTATTAGAGTAA
- a CDS encoding VanW family protein: MRNQQTLKLFLALILSTGYILSFSHFGASAFNKLVNDQDIMEPGTTLGGLNISGKTKPEIKKLLEEEIVAWKQGTTINLTYKEIENQASDVDTQFRVEETLANVKSGQKNLVSVLIDQETLLEAVYDTSISLSSEAVNTEQLANDISASATMLTAGSYRFHLENYLDGVTAEDEVIAKAVIKTGKYSSEIKEIISLIQPVEIQGRTQFSLLNKLKDLQEDKIYSTGALSRIATGIYETILPTNFAIIERSVSTKFPSYANLGMEAKVNTKKNTDLVFSNINENSYFLEFTQSGKNLNVLLKGKSFLNQYKVKKSAEKRYQPKTIIQFDSQLTSGQMNVTEPGKEGISIKITREISDEKGNLIESEEISEDFYAPIHRIEIHPLSVPVVESTDEESEDPSDVEKDEDSDGVEDESGSDSEDGRTEETDESDNQGETGDSTDSDSPTPNKEVDSERTEDSDDNIWEDPDAPEK, translated from the coding sequence GTGAGGAACCAGCAGACGCTGAAATTATTTCTTGCTCTTATCCTATCAACAGGTTATATCCTCAGTTTTTCACATTTTGGGGCATCAGCGTTTAATAAGTTGGTCAATGACCAAGATATTATGGAACCAGGAACGACACTTGGAGGTCTGAATATTTCAGGTAAGACGAAACCGGAGATTAAGAAGTTGCTAGAGGAAGAGATTGTAGCTTGGAAGCAAGGAACGACCATTAATCTTACGTATAAAGAAATCGAAAATCAGGCGAGTGATGTTGATACTCAGTTTCGAGTAGAAGAAACACTGGCAAATGTAAAATCTGGTCAAAAAAATCTAGTTTCAGTATTGATTGATCAGGAAACTTTGTTGGAAGCAGTATATGATACATCAATTTCACTATCTTCGGAGGCGGTAAATACGGAGCAGCTGGCAAACGATATAAGTGCGAGCGCAACCATGCTTACCGCTGGTTCTTATCGGTTCCATTTAGAAAATTATTTGGATGGAGTGACTGCTGAGGATGAAGTAATCGCAAAAGCAGTCATTAAAACAGGAAAATATAGCAGTGAGATTAAAGAAATAATCAGTTTGATACAACCTGTTGAGATTCAGGGGAGAACACAATTTTCGCTGTTGAACAAACTGAAAGATCTTCAGGAAGATAAAATCTATAGTACGGGAGCATTGAGCCGGATTGCGACAGGCATCTATGAAACCATTCTTCCGACGAATTTTGCAATTATCGAACGAAGCGTAAGTACAAAGTTTCCAAGCTATGCGAATCTGGGTATGGAAGCGAAGGTCAATACGAAAAAGAATACTGATTTGGTTTTTTCAAACATAAATGAAAATTCTTACTTCCTTGAATTTACCCAAAGTGGTAAAAACTTAAATGTGCTACTCAAAGGGAAATCGTTCCTGAATCAATACAAAGTAAAGAAAAGTGCCGAAAAAAGGTATCAACCAAAAACAATCATTCAATTTGACTCGCAGCTTACCAGCGGGCAGATGAACGTAACTGAACCAGGTAAAGAAGGAATCTCGATTAAAATCACAAGGGAAATTTCTGATGAAAAAGGGAATTTGATTGAATCAGAAGAAATTTCAGAAGATTTTTATGCGCCTATTCATCGAATTGAAATTCATCCATTATCTGTTCCAGTAGTTGAAAGTACGGATGAAGAATCAGAAGATCCTTCTGATGTTGAAAAGGATGAAGACAGTGATGGTGTGGAAGATGAGTCGGGTTCTGATAGTGAGGATGGTCGTACGGAAGAAACCGATGAGAGTGACAATCAGGGGGAAACTGGTGACTCTACGGACTCGGATTCGCCCACACCGAACAAGGAAGTTGATTCTGAACGAACAGAGGATTCCGATGATAATATCTGGGAAGATCCAGATGCACCGGAAAAATAA
- a CDS encoding PRC-barrel domain-containing protein: MRTSAQMLGLPIISISEGLEIGTVKSLVINPEKGSVDFLTIEHEDWQVSVKAIPFKKVIGIGEYALTVDSEGAVIDLNEIPIANQLVNKKIKITDARVMTRKGELLGSVMEFFTDEDNGHVIGMLIKIKDKEVILPSETVLTFGKDILIVTEEAPSYFLDNPNQLLNSDDVEEGMFLDEGMEIKNKQIELLKGKKLIRNVEDPSGNILFAEGSVLSEEDIRHAQEVGPGVLVGLSMNVEA, encoded by the coding sequence ATGAGAACAAGCGCACAAATGCTAGGACTTCCCATTATAAGTATTTCAGAGGGACTTGAAATTGGCACAGTTAAATCATTGGTGATTAATCCAGAAAAGGGATCGGTCGATTTTCTAACAATAGAGCATGAAGACTGGCAGGTAAGTGTTAAAGCCATTCCATTTAAAAAAGTAATTGGAATTGGAGAGTATGCACTAACAGTAGATAGTGAGGGCGCGGTTATAGATTTGAATGAAATTCCAATTGCGAACCAGCTGGTCAATAAAAAAATTAAAATAACAGATGCAAGAGTGATGACTCGTAAAGGTGAACTTCTAGGGTCTGTTATGGAATTTTTCACAGATGAAGACAACGGTCATGTGATTGGTATGCTGATAAAGATTAAGGATAAAGAAGTGATTCTTCCTTCTGAAACCGTTCTAACATTCGGAAAAGATATTCTAATCGTCACGGAAGAAGCGCCGAGTTACTTCCTTGATAACCCGAACCAATTACTAAACAGTGATGATGTGGAAGAGGGAATGTTTCTTGACGAGGGTATGGAAATCAAGAATAAGCAAATTGAGTTGTTAAAAGGAAAGAAATTAATTCGTAATGTCGAAGATCCATCAGGGAATATACTTTTCGCTGAAGGCTCTGTTTTATCAGAGGAAGACATTAGGCATGCACAAGAAGTGGGACCGGGTGTACTGGTTGGTTTGTCCATGAATGTGGAAGCGTAA